The DNA window acacaagggttaaatgatTATTCTGGTTTCAATGAAACTTGGGTctcatttttgtagttttgtccaTCATTCCTATCAATAATAACTCTGAGCTCTGGCACAGTTTCACTTCGTTTTACTCTTTGAAAAGATGTCCAACAGGGTAGGAACCCACCAgagtccatgtaaataaacagcaattttagcatcgtaaaatacacttcattcatagtcgacagaaacaaaataaaaaaatatgaaaagccgttttgggtcatctttccacttttccaaccatcacaactctagttttggttgaaataaacacatagtttaccgatttacatgtgaaaatatgttggctctatacatactaaaagtattgcttttttagatggagtctggtgggtttagcgctagcaacttcagagctgtttctggttaaacagaaaggtctcaaagaggtttcaatggtctatctctgtaggggtTCTTTctgtaatgttgtcagacacttagaatattaatctgaaacACGGGGGATGTTTTAAATACTGAGATATACTGAATAATAATTTACTTtacaaagacatttgcaccataaattgttgGATGGTGTGATGCTAAGGAAAGAATATGCACTCCCTGACCAGATAATTGTGACGTCATCGACTCTGACGAGATAACAACTGACGACATCAACTCTGTATTATAATTGTATTTCACATATAAATAAGCTACTGTTTGAGGCTTACGTTAGTCACTTCTGTACTCATACTGTGAGTACTGTAACTGGCTCCTTGTTATGTTCGcaagtaaaaatgaactttggTGGTTCTGTCTATCCTTTGATAATGTAATTATTCTAACAGAAATTCAGAATTCAATGCAGGTAATTAGGTGTTTGATGCTCAATATTTTATGGTGGAGGACTCTACCAGTGTACGCCcttgtccccagaggatgagCCAATTCAGCAACTTTCCTCCTGTGCCACCCTCAGGCTTAAATGTTATCTTTGCACGCAAATAATCTCTTCATAGACACACCATGCTCATGTACTCCAACAAATAAAGCTAGCCAGGGTTCttcatatacattttttattgttgcACTCATTTCTTTAATACTTGCACAAGGAATACAAAGTAAAAAGTCCCTGCATAAAGAGCCTGAATAAGCCCCCAAAAAGCAATGTCAgggatttttttcacagaatgtTTAAACATCAGCAAGCAACCTTGAGATTTGTAAGCTATAATTTAATAAAGAAgcatacaaacaaacagaaacaatgcTGTTTTAGGTCAGTTGAGTCAAGAACGTAACACGCTCTTAGAAGATGCTTTTCAGAGAAGCTAGTAATAACAAGGCTTTGTAAATAATGATAACGATATCTAATCTTTTGAAAATATACTATATGTGGTCATGAAATTCACTATAAAGTGAGCCACAAAGAAAAGTGCTAAGAAAATGAATACTGCCTATGATTGCCCTGTTACGGCTTGAATATtggaaaataaaatcagaatttGATTGAACGTTAACCAGAAGTTTATGTAAGTATACTGTAGCTTCACTCTGCTGTATATAAGCGACCATTCATTTATAGCTCTATTGTATAAAGAATAAAATACTTTCATTTGTGGAAACCTATTTTATTTGGAATTTCCAAAGCACGGAGATTTCAGACAATGGACGTCCACTTTTCACAAAGTGTCATTGGTCCTCTATTTTTTAGCACTGTGACAGCACTGTTCACTAATCCCTGTAGTCATTGGATTGTCCTACTGCAGGTCATACAGAATAATGTGGCGCTAGTTCAGGCTAAACTCAAATGGTTCTGTGTCCTGAAGTATCACCCAGGGAGtgagaaaactgaaaaaaaagaaatgcatttatttttacattcatttatacatttatatttatttttactaaAATCTTCTCTTATTTTGTATATTGTGCTGAGCTATGTCCGTCCAGCTCACCTTGACATATTActttgcagcaaaaaaaaaaaaagcattgtaCGAAAATACAATTCATATACACTGAGCAATGTAGCGTTTGCTTTATCAAGACATACAATAACATCAAAATATGTTTTCAAATCTGGTTTACATTTATAATGTCAAGAAAAGTTTAGCAAAGAGTGGACTCAACGACACATTTGTCTAACATTCAGGCATCTTAGCAAAAACACAactttcagtttactgtcagcaAGTTATCATCTTTCATATAAAGGAAAGGTTCACATGTTATCAAGCCTGTCTTAATACAATAGTCACATGTCATATGTATGTTGAGAGACTTATTCATCACTGTAATCATTCCTCTTATGCATACTGGCCTTGGAAGCAATCTCTTCATAGTGTGACTCAACGCATTCTAATTaacaggtttgtatgatattgtaTTATAACTTATGCAAAACAATtcatatgatatcctacgaaatgacggcatgacagttaagtttagcggccGTTGCAGgtaagtttagccgacaaaaggtgtcATGCTgcgacaacagttaagtttaggcaccaaaacatccagttaagattagaaaaaagattgtggtttgtgtTAAAACACCGGtccacttaaaggtgctgtataggattgtgaagatccaggacttagccaaaaaatttgaacatcgacaacttctcagtccctcccctctttccgctaaagcccaaaacgggctcctaagcccctccccccacaagggagaatgaatgcgtgtgcatgaacagtgattgacacgcagttagacacccaccctggccctgattggtgaaTCTGAACAGGAAGCGGTgggtttttgcaaatcgcactacaggctgtaggtggtgccagaggagccggctttcttttctttttttttaaatgacctgcttcatgtagttctactcgaacatagggtcagtttcagcaaatatgacagaaagttagttttataaggcttacctactgcacctttaagtagtACTCCTAGGACACAAACatccgtttcctgggtgaaggtcttatgttttccccttaacttcttccgggacatAAACTCTACTCccctgcttgaaagccctgtatTTTAGGACCCACCTGTCCACCCTGACCTACTCCCTATGCGGATCTCGGCGCTCTTATACAGCGGCAGTCATTGTGGTGCTTATAGTAATAAAtgcgtggaatacatacaaattacagtgctttacttttcattgctatatgtacaaatggttcatgatAACAACCTGAGCAACTACACTGAAAAGGATGGGATTCAAAAGTCACAGTCCTTCTGTGTAAAAATGGATTCTAATGTTCAGCTAAAGCTGGAATGAGATTTGTGTCCTCTGGTCTGTTTCTTCGCTGTGCCGCAGCAGAGAAATACTTCTGATACGTCTGTAGATACAGGCAGATTTGCTGTTGGTGTCAAAGTCTTTACCCATCAATTTGTGGTTCCACTAACCTCAGTGCTACACAATGGGTCCAATGACTGAGTAATGTGAAAGGTATTGCTCGTAGTGGTAAATCCACGGAGAATTATCACCAACTCTGTAGATCTCCCCCAGAAAATTGTAGCATCTTTTGGCtcattgttttaacttttacgGCCCGTTCCTTTGATACCCAGTTTCTGCTCTCTCATTAACcttgtttccagcagcagaaggcagctgttttcattaGCCTATTTTTGCTGCGCTGTTTCTGCTAAATGTGTAAATAGGTAACTGTTTACTGATAAAGGTGGTAATGTTTTGTTCACggtttgtttctgctgcccccaagtgacCAAAAGAAAAAGTCAATTAATGCACCTCAATACAACCTTAGCTCTTATTAAGTGATGGCCACATGTAGCCTCATAAACCttcgtgaaccattttctttatttctgatCCCACTAGATGGCTCCAGAGGCCtatactacgaagcaagatttggcgttaacgaggtaacttcaggttcaatccagggttttctgtatcacgacAGTGGATCAGTTGTTACCGAGCTAGAtctgtggtaacttatgctgaacacctaacctggtcgggttatgttggagattagagagcaccgcctactgaccaatcaatactggATTGATAatggcgtcaccgttcttagaagatcaggtggagCTCATTGCGGTGcactcagaaaagttaaaacacttAGAGACCAACAACCccattaacattccctgatgggtatttttatgaaagatatagattttcagcggagggaattatctataggctatttgtcagcttgttgagccgtgtgttgcacatcggtttgaattatgtttttatattttttatttgctctcacgatcgcttaccactgcaagggttgcaactgaaaaaaTAGGCTatagcaacgacagtttatggaaagtgtaagtgaagccgggtaactgaaagaaatccagggcatgttgatcttgatttgtAGTATAGGCCTCAGATCACTACCCTCACGTCAACAAGTCATCTTTGTGGCATCAAACCATACCCTAACAATAACTGAAATTAAGCCCTTAGTCCAACCTTCAAGAGCAGCGCTacagaaaacacaattcaaatacaaggaaaaacatACTTCAACACAAGACCAATATAAAACACCACAGGCAGTATTATATTAGCAATAAACCTACACTCGATGGCCACTTGATTTGTCTAACTCATACTGCTGAAGCCTCATAAGCGACCACTAACTcttaatgtaggctacatatggCATGTGAGTACTGTATAGTCGTATCCTACTATCCTCATAAATAAggtcaaatatttaaaaatatgtttttttccaccGGCAGTTTTTTGAGATTCTGTGCTTCTGGATTAGACCTTTTAAGCAGTTCTTCAATAGGCAAGTGATAATCCACAAGGAGGCATGCAGTTATTGAAAATGATTGCATGACACATAAGCTGATAACCTGGATTTGCCTCTCATGTATACCATCACCACGGttaaaaatatttgtattgtttttaataattgttttaaaatgttttaaatggaAATTTAAATGTGTTGGCACTGTCCTTATCAATATTGTAATAAACGTTATTTTACTACTCCAACAAGTAATAGAAGCTGAAGCCTAGTAAGAGCTGAAATCATGCAGCAGCCTTCCAGCTATGAGTGTTGATTCAAAAGTGATGAGGCCACATCAGAGCCGTGTGGGTATCTGAAAATAATGCACACCCTCTGGCCAACTGGAATTGATTTGTCCATGGTTATCTATGTCCATGGCACAGTATACAACTCTATGCACCTAGTCCAAAGTAATGTGGCCATAAACATTCTCATTGCCTTGCTAGTTTTGTCCAAAGCATTACAGAAGCAGATAGTTTAGGTTATGTCACAAGATGAAACAAAACACTTGCAACACTGCATTTAACTTGAATGAGTATAACATTGACAATCAATGCCCTTATATGGCAAACTGTTGACCGGGTCCTCTTTACTCGGTTTTTGTAAACTCGCCCGCCTCCCAGCGCAGAGCCATGGAACTCTTGCGTCTTCCTCCTGTGTAGACATCTGGAAACtgagaaaaacagctgattgtttaCCTGCTTTCAAAGCACTTCCTCCACCTCCTTCACTTCCACCTCCTCTCTCAGGTCATTAGACTAAAGGTGGGATAAGTAAAACACATAAACATTGCATACACATGATACATATTTGTAAAGCTAATGTTTTTCATTAGGTATAatgaaaaacaaagcaaattaaATTAGTTTCCTTGATGGTTGCAACAGTGAAATAAGATTTTCAAAAAGGAAATGTTTGAGCAAGAGCTTACTCTGTGATCACAGGATAAGGCAGAGCGATCCATCCTGTAGGCtgttttcattggtgacgaggGAGAGGACTTGCACTTCAATGGTACATCCACTAATAAAGACCAAAGATCATCATTAGCTTAAATGTATAGGTACAAAGAGGAAAGGTAGAAAAAACTATGTGTACAGAGTGTTGTAAATAATGTATTGTTCTGTAGTCAGTATTCTGCTGACATACCTGAATTGTCAAATGCCAAAGTGTCCTTGTTATTTGACAATATCCTTTCATTATTGAACCTGTCTTCGCCATATAGATTTGCCCTCTCTTTCTTCAGATCGTCCTCCCTCTGCTTCACCATCTTAATCTCTTCATCCACCAGTGACATTGTGCTTCTTGAACGCAGCTTGAAAAAGGGGTTGTTCAGGAACATTTTCTCCTGGGGCTGCTCACAGGCTTTGTTGAGAGAGAACTCAGAGGCACTGCGAATAATCAGATTGGATGTTTCGAGGATGATGAGGTTGGAGCTGCTGTCCTCGGAGCGCCACTCGCCAGACTGAGCTGCCACGTGGTCTTTGCCAAATCTTGGGCTCGAGGTGAAATCATTGCCAGGGTCGAGAATGATAATGTTTGCTGATACTTCATGTTTCAGCGGTTCCTTAGTGGGTGAGGAGGTGATGATGAATGATGGTGTTAGTGGAGTGCTTATAGATCTGGGGATACTTCGTGATGGAGCACAATCAGTGGATTTGCCCATCCTTGAGAAGACCCTCTCTCTCCTGAAGTTTTCCTCCCGCTCCATTGATATGCGAATCTCCCTTTCAACTTGTGTTTCTGGGTCATCGTAAGGGGACCTGTAACTGGAATCATCCAGGCCAGAATCCTCTGAGCAAGGACTGAATTGGGTGTGAGCATAATCGCCAACCAGATTTAAGTTCTCCAGATCATGGGCTTTCTTGTGAGTTCTTTCAATGTTGCGGACCGGTGTGTACATGAAGCTGTGGCTGCCATGGAAGCTGGGCTGCTTGGTTGTAGGTAAGACAATCTTGTTCATGGTCTGCTCCTCCATTTCCCGCCACTGTTTACGAGCCAGCTGAAAGTCCACATGCTCTGTGCTAACATTCTTGCTCTTGGTTTCTTGTATTACACAAAAGTCTTTAGGTAGCTTCTTGTTCGAATCTGCATTGATGTGCTTATGGTGGGTTGTGTGGTTATGATTGGCATCTCTGCCATTTTCACTCTCATCTTCAGAGATTTTGGACAAACATTGAAGGCCTAAAGGGTTATATTTAACCTCTTGTGGAGGGCTAGGAAAGGAAATTTTATCTTCAGGTTGTTCTAGAACTTCTTCCACTTGTGGAACCTCAAAACTGACTTCTTCAACGTTGTTGTCTTGTTCCTCAAAGTCTGTCACCTCAACTTTCTGCACAAACAGCTCCTGGGCACTCAGCTGAAGACTGTCCAAATATGAGTCATCGTCTTCTCTATTTATAGAAGAAGAGAATATTGCTCTCCATTTTTCATCATTATCACTGTCTGAGGAAGCTGCCACAATCTCAGCGTCCAGGCATTCGTCCATTTCGTCAGGCTCAAAGCCATGGCAGGACTCATTGGAAACATCTGACATTGCCTCTTCTCTAATACACTGCTCTAATATCGACTCCTCTGTAATGGGTGGTTCAAATTGGATGTCATGGGGATCTGGGTCTTCCTCTGTGTCTATTGCCACATTTTGATAACCACCGCCTTCAAGACTAAGCTCATTATCCTCAGGCTCTGGCTCAGGGTATAACTCTAGCTCAGGGTATTGCTCCGGCTCAGGGTACTGGTCTGGTTCAGAGTCTTGTTCTGGCTCAGGGTAGTGCCCTAGCTCAAGATCTTCCTCTTGCTCAGGGTGGTGCCCTAGCTCAAGGTCTTCCTCTTGTTTAGGGCGGTGCCCTAGCTCAAGGTCTTCCTCTTGCTTAGGGCGGTTCCCTAGCTCAAGGTCTTCCTCTTGTTTAAGGTGGTGCCCTAGCTCAAGGTCTTCCTCTTGCTCAGGGTATTGCTCTGGTTCAGGGTCTTGCTTTGGCTCAGGGTATTGCTCTGGTTCAAGGTCTTGCTCTGGCTCAGGAAACTGGTCAGATTCAGGGACTTGTTCTTGCTCAGGATCTTGTTCTGGTATGTCCTGCCTCTTACGATGGGCCTCGTTCTCATATACACTGTCAGCACTGGAGAGTGTGTCAGACACAGATGAGGCGATTGACTCATTCCTGTTGAGCTCTTCATGCCCTAATTCTAATATCAAAGCTTCATTTTGATCCTGACAAGGCATTTCACTGCAAATGCTGGTCTCAGAGCAGTCAGGCTTGTCAATCTCAATGGTGCCGGTTGGAAGGTCAGTTAATAATTTGCCAAGTACCGCTGTTTCCCCTGGGAAATCTGATAAATCTGTCTCTGAACCATTTTGCTCATCATCTGCACTGAAATCCTTCCCCTGCTCAGGTGAATCAGCCACAGAGACCTCTACTTCACAGTCCATCGCCAGCTCTGATTGTTCAATGGTTTCCATGGTGACGGAGAATGAGTTGTGATTCTCAGTTGTGCTGCAACCTTCGTTCAGGTCTTTTCTATCCACCGAGGTAGCTCGCTGAGAAAAGAGAGAACAAGTATAATAGACTTTTATTTTCTGGAAGGGAGAAAGGGAGTGTTAGTGTATACCTTTGCTAAATGCATATAATCAATAGCAGCATTTTCACAGTAGCCTCAGCAGTCTCCTTGACCTTGTCTTCCTTCACTGTCTCCctgtatttaaaatgtcttttgaTTTCCCTAATGACAAGTCTATTGGTTTCTAATCATCCTGTATGGCATTCCCCTAAATAACCAGCAAAGACATTATCATGTACAGAGATAGAAGCTAAATAATTGCACTTAGCCACTGAACAACAAGCCAGGACTATGATTCAGACATTTGTTCAGTATTGCACTCTATGTAACACAGCACATAAGAGGAATCAATCCATTATAGCTTGATTATATGTACATTTATTGTGAATCAAGAAACACTGTTGTGATGCATACAAATAAGTCCCTGTATTGTCAGACTGAAGATTATAATTGTTATGATAATGATTTttgtcaatcacatcatcatCACAATCATCAGCATCCTCACTGTCATCATCACCAACAAAGACAAGAACACTAGACCAGCTCAATAACACTCCAGGATGTTACTGGGAATGCAATCACACCAATGTGACTTTGGCAAATCCTCCTGAACAAGTCTTGAAGCACACTTAAGTTGTCAATGGACAACACTTAAATGGTCTGTGCCTGTGTCGGAGAAACACTTTCTGATGTATCTGCagagggatggggggggggggctgtgtgtgtgtgtgtgtgtgtgtgtgtgtgtgtgtgtgtgtgtgttagaaaagggggagggggggttatCTATGTTGTTTGTGCTTGCCGTTGCTGTGCTGAGTGAATGTTTCCCTAAGTGGGTTATGTGCAGAGGAAGCACATCAAAAGCAGCTGAATTACATGGTATTAAATCTGTTCTTATGTAAGACTGCGGTCTGGGTCTGCCTCCCACACATTGCTAGAGTGTCCCTGCAAGATGACTGACTGAGCCCCACAATCCCAGTGTTCACACTTGCGCACACATACTCACAGGCATTTAAATTACTATTAATTTTCACTGTGAGAACCATCTCTGGCTACATTCATTCCTCGACTTTTCAATTTCAAGACTCCCTGAATGCCACTAACCCCTTACAGCTCACTGTGGGTAACTGTGGCTACAACAATACACAGACTTCAGCAAAATCTAAATTCTCTAAGCATTTTATTTGAGCACAACTTTAGTTGCACTCTTCTGTAGCCCCACTCAGCTGCAGGCACATGTGTGTACAAAACATCAACATTGAGATATATTGAAATTTGTGGGTTGGTGCTACTGGCTGCTTTAATCAGCTTAATCAGAATGCGTGCATTGTGCATCAGCAATGTGTCACAGCTCTTACATGGCAGCAACACAGTTTCACTGACTTTACAGCATGCACAGGCAGTGTTTCTGTAAACACTGCCTGTGCATGCTGTAAAGTCTGTGATGATACCTCAAGCAAAAGCCAACTGTTTTGTGTGTTatgaacatagactgtataaggttatgaataaataaactttactttttttttctattctacAATGACCCATCAAGGAGATATATGGAGTAAGAAAGTGAAAAGAGGCAGAGGTAAAGTAAACATTTGGCCAGTTATTGAAATCGCTGGGCAATcacaataagaaataaaatgctAAGTTAATGAATTGAATAATAAATATGCAGAAATACATGTTCTGGTAGTAAGTAGGTATTATTTTATCAAACTTGCCAGACTCGTTATTCCATCCATCTATAACAGCTTATCTTTAATGGGCCGCGAGGGAAGGGGCTGGAGCCATTGCCAGCTGACATTGGGCGAGAGGCGAATGTACCCTGGGCAGGACGGCAGTCTAGGGCCTGCAGGATGAAGCTGTTTCTGAGCCTGGTGGTGCGGGGCGGGGACGCTACAGTAACGTCTGTACTATTATACCTATGCCCAAAGGTGGAAATCGCGGGTTATCCCCCccttagggctgggtattgttaaaaaatgtttaataccAGTACCAATACCAATATCGTGaatttgataccggttcctgaacgatacttttATTGATTTCAAAAATCCATttcaaatccattttaacaaaaaaaagttacaacattacggcacaaatcttttaattcatttttcagCATCTACTACATGACTATGTGTAAAATATAGTTTCTTTCGGTCtctgcctaaaaagtattgaatttggtaccGAGCCCTACCCCCCCTAAAAATACTACGCTGTGTATTGTAAGTGACATaatgatatatatttaaaataattggtcggtctccatgctacactaataA is part of the Sander lucioperca isolate FBNREF2018 chromosome 23, SLUC_FBN_1.2, whole genome shotgun sequence genome and encodes:
- the palmdb gene encoding uncharacterized protein palmdb, whose product is METIEQSELAMDCEVEVSVADSPEQGKDFSADDEQNGSETDLSDFPGETAVLGKLLTDLPTGTIEIDKPDCSETSICSEMPCQDQNEALILELGHEELNRNESIASSVSDTLSSADSVYENEAHRKRQDIPEQDPEQEQVPESDQFPEPEQDLEPEQYPEPKQDPEPEQYPEQEEDLELGHHLKQEEDLELGNRPKQEEDLELGHRPKQEEDLELGHHPEQEEDLELGHYPEPEQDSEPDQYPEPEQYPELELYPEPEPEDNELSLEGGGYQNVAIDTEEDPDPHDIQFEPPITEESILEQCIREEAMSDVSNESCHGFEPDEMDECLDAEIVAASSDSDNDEKWRAIFSSSINREDDDSYLDSLQLSAQELFVQKVEVTDFEEQDNNVEEVSFEVPQVEEVLEQPEDKISFPSPPQEVKYNPLGLQCLSKISEDESENGRDANHNHTTHHKHINADSNKKLPKDFCVIQETKSKNVSTEHVDFQLARKQWREMEEQTMNKIVLPTTKQPSFHGSHSFMYTPVRNIERTHKKAHDLENLNLVGDYAHTQFSPCSEDSGLDDSSYRSPYDDPETQVEREIRISMEREENFRRERVFSRMGKSTDCAPSRSIPRSISTPLTPSFIITSSPTKEPLKHEVSANIIILDPGNDFTSSPRFGKDHVAAQSGEWRSEDSSSNLIILETSNLIIRSASEFSLNKACEQPQEKMFLNNPFFKLRSRSTMSLVDEEIKMVKQREDDLKKERANLYGEDRFNNERILSNNKDTLAFDNSVDVPLKCKSSPSSPMKTAYRMDRSALSCDHRFPDVYTGGRRKSSMALRWEAGEFTKTE